The following coding sequences lie in one Myxococcus xanthus genomic window:
- the xseA gene encoding exodeoxyribonuclease VII large subunit, whose product MTRRKVGGGTLPPVGQQGDLFGSGASTPRAAGAARKAAAPPKPPPPPVDEDGTSLLGPMEGAPPPPPKPERVVLSVGELTRQLKQTLESRFARVIVRGEVTGFRGPNARGHWYFSLKDAGAAIDAKVWASMAARLRFALRDGMEVIAEGSVDLYEPQGRYSLIVQRLEPVGEGALALAFEQLKERLAQEGLIGPGRVRPPRPLPSLPRRIGVVTSRTGAALQDFLRVLHSRNPRQSVLVADARVQGEGSAVEVARAIERLARTDVDVIVVTRGGGSVEDLWTFNEERVARAIFASPVPVVSAIGHEIDFTISDFVADLRAPTPSAAAERLAPVLADLELTLATQAGRLRRAMERRVLELREEQGQLASRLEDPRRAINHQRLHLSEQVESMMRVLRPAVRGHREALRSLTERLQRARPQARLGEQRAHLLKLAMRLSEAVRAGEATRHGALATARLGLERASPAAQVSRERARLAAHRARLLALQQGALADAQKRFQRLEGRLDAMSPLKVMSRGYSVVFRQRDGAVVRTGADVQVGERLGLKLASNGAKSLGGCEEIEATVTAVKGPVDC is encoded by the coding sequence ATGACCCGGCGCAAGGTGGGAGGCGGCACGCTGCCGCCAGTGGGCCAGCAGGGTGACCTGTTTGGCAGTGGCGCCTCCACCCCCCGTGCGGCTGGCGCGGCGCGGAAGGCCGCGGCGCCGCCGAAGCCTCCACCGCCTCCGGTGGACGAGGACGGCACCTCGCTGCTGGGGCCAATGGAAGGCGCGCCGCCTCCGCCGCCCAAGCCCGAGCGCGTGGTGCTGTCGGTGGGCGAGCTGACCCGCCAGCTCAAGCAGACGCTGGAGTCGCGCTTCGCCCGCGTCATCGTGCGCGGCGAGGTGACGGGCTTCCGTGGGCCCAACGCGCGCGGCCACTGGTACTTCTCGCTGAAGGACGCGGGCGCGGCCATCGACGCGAAGGTGTGGGCCTCCATGGCGGCCCGGCTGCGCTTCGCGCTGCGCGACGGCATGGAGGTGATTGCCGAAGGCAGCGTGGACCTGTACGAGCCGCAGGGTCGCTACAGCCTCATCGTCCAGCGGCTGGAGCCGGTGGGCGAGGGCGCCCTGGCGCTGGCCTTCGAGCAGCTCAAGGAGCGGCTGGCCCAGGAGGGACTCATTGGTCCCGGGCGCGTGCGGCCCCCCAGGCCGTTGCCCTCCCTTCCTCGGCGGATTGGCGTGGTGACGAGCCGCACGGGTGCGGCGCTCCAGGACTTCCTGCGCGTGCTGCATTCGCGCAACCCCCGGCAGAGCGTCCTGGTGGCGGACGCGCGCGTGCAGGGCGAAGGCTCCGCCGTGGAGGTGGCTCGCGCCATCGAGCGGCTGGCGCGCACGGACGTGGACGTCATCGTGGTGACGCGCGGTGGTGGCTCGGTGGAGGACCTCTGGACCTTCAACGAGGAGCGCGTGGCCCGCGCCATCTTCGCCTCGCCGGTGCCGGTGGTGTCCGCCATCGGTCACGAAATCGACTTCACCATTTCCGACTTCGTGGCGGACCTGCGCGCGCCCACGCCCAGCGCCGCGGCGGAGCGCCTGGCGCCGGTGCTGGCCGACCTGGAGCTGACGCTGGCCACACAGGCGGGCCGTCTGCGGCGTGCCATGGAGCGTCGGGTGCTGGAGCTGCGCGAGGAGCAGGGCCAGCTCGCGTCGCGGTTGGAGGACCCTCGGCGGGCCATCAACCACCAGCGGCTGCACCTGTCCGAGCAGGTGGAGTCGATGATGCGCGTGCTGCGGCCGGCCGTGCGAGGGCACCGTGAGGCGCTGCGGTCGCTGACCGAAAGGCTGCAGCGGGCGCGTCCCCAGGCACGGCTGGGTGAGCAGCGGGCGCACCTGTTGAAGCTGGCCATGCGGCTGTCGGAGGCGGTGCGCGCAGGTGAGGCGACGCGGCACGGGGCGCTGGCGACGGCGCGGCTGGGGCTCGAGAGGGCGTCACCGGCGGCCCAGGTGTCCCGCGAGCGTGCCCGGCTGGCCGCGCACCGGGCACGGCTGCTGGCGCTCCAGCAGGGGGCCCTGGCGGATGCACAGAAGCGTTTCCAGCGTCTGGAGGGACGTCTGGACGCCATGAGTCCGTTGAAGGTGATGTCGCGCGGCTATTCGGTGGTGTTCCGACAGCGCGATGGCGCGGTGGTCCGAACGGGCGCGGATGTCCAGGTGGGAGAGCGCCTGGGGCTCAAGCTCGCGTCGAACGGGGCGAAGTCGCTCGGGGGATGTGAAGAAATCGAAGCCACCGTCACGGCGGTGAAAGGGCCGGTGGACTGCTGA
- a CDS encoding 1-deoxy-D-xylulose-5-phosphate synthase, producing the protein MSELLSRIGSPSDVRALPEEALPRLCQELREDIISICGRVGGHLGASLGAVELIVALHRVFHSPQDALLFDVGHQTYAHKLLTGRRDRMHTLRHADGIAPFLDPRESPHDALLAGHSCTAVSAALGVLEGRRQQGHRGHVVAVLGDGGLTGGLTFEGLNNAGGSPLPLVVVLNDNQMSISANVGAIPALLRTREARDFFEGLGFTYLGPVDGHDLPALIRALREARASSRPVVVHALTLKGKGFPPAEADAQTRGHAMGPYEWRDGKLVRSRGGQRTFSEAFAAVLEDAMARDPRVVAVTPAMLEGSALNALKARFPDRVHDVGIAEQHAVTFSAGLALAGARPVCCIYSTFLQRAYDQIIHDVCLPGLPVVFAVDRAGLVGADGATHQGTYDVAFLRPLPDLHLWSPMVGEDLAPMLDTALAAPHASVIRFPRGTLPPLPEGLGAGEVPLRGARWLLRAEQPRLTLVTLGPLGIAALEAARGEPGWSVLDARCASPLDEAALLEAGRSGHVVVAEEGTTRGGLGSAVLELFAAHGLMARVRLMGMPDAFVPHGDARVQRAEQGLDAAGLRRAGLALLAGGGR; encoded by the coding sequence ATGTCGGAGTTGCTGTCACGCATCGGCTCGCCCTCGGACGTCCGCGCACTTCCCGAGGAGGCACTGCCGCGCCTGTGCCAGGAACTGCGCGAGGACATCATCTCCATCTGCGGCCGCGTGGGGGGCCACCTGGGGGCCTCCCTGGGCGCGGTGGAGCTCATCGTCGCGCTGCACCGCGTGTTCCATTCGCCCCAAGACGCGCTGCTGTTCGACGTGGGGCACCAGACGTACGCGCACAAGCTCCTCACGGGGCGGCGTGACCGCATGCACACGCTGCGGCACGCGGACGGCATCGCGCCGTTCCTGGACCCGCGGGAGAGCCCTCACGACGCCCTGCTTGCGGGGCATTCATGCACGGCGGTGTCCGCGGCGCTGGGCGTGCTGGAGGGCCGGCGGCAGCAGGGGCACCGGGGCCACGTGGTGGCGGTGTTGGGCGACGGCGGCCTCACGGGGGGCCTTACATTTGAAGGGCTCAACAACGCGGGGGGGAGCCCCCTGCCGTTGGTCGTCGTCCTCAACGACAACCAGATGTCCATCAGCGCCAACGTGGGGGCCATCCCCGCGCTGCTGCGCACCCGCGAGGCGCGCGACTTCTTCGAAGGCCTGGGCTTCACCTACCTGGGCCCGGTGGATGGGCACGACCTGCCTGCGCTGATTCGCGCGCTGCGCGAGGCCCGTGCCTCGTCGCGGCCGGTGGTGGTGCACGCGCTGACGCTGAAGGGGAAGGGCTTTCCGCCAGCGGAGGCCGACGCGCAGACGCGTGGACACGCCATGGGCCCGTATGAGTGGCGGGACGGCAAGCTGGTGCGCTCACGCGGTGGCCAGCGGACCTTCAGCGAGGCCTTCGCGGCGGTGCTGGAGGACGCCATGGCCCGGGACCCACGGGTGGTTGCGGTGACTCCCGCGATGTTGGAGGGCTCGGCGCTCAACGCGCTCAAGGCGCGCTTCCCGGACCGGGTGCACGACGTGGGCATCGCGGAGCAGCACGCCGTCACCTTCAGCGCGGGGCTGGCCTTGGCCGGCGCGCGGCCGGTGTGCTGCATCTATTCGACCTTCCTCCAGCGCGCGTACGACCAGATCATCCACGACGTGTGCCTGCCGGGCTTGCCCGTCGTCTTCGCCGTGGACCGCGCGGGGCTGGTGGGCGCGGATGGGGCGACGCACCAGGGCACCTACGACGTGGCGTTCCTGCGCCCGCTGCCGGACCTGCACCTGTGGTCGCCCATGGTGGGGGAGGACCTGGCGCCCATGCTGGACACCGCCCTGGCAGCGCCCCACGCCTCCGTCATCCGCTTCCCACGCGGCACGCTGCCGCCCCTGCCCGAAGGACTGGGCGCGGGCGAGGTGCCGCTTCGGGGGGCTCGCTGGCTGCTTCGCGCGGAGCAGCCCCGGCTGACGCTGGTGACGTTGGGACCTCTGGGCATCGCCGCGCTGGAGGCCGCGCGGGGCGAGCCCGGCTGGAGCGTGCTGGATGCGCGCTGCGCTTCGCCTCTGGATGAGGCCGCCTTGCTGGAGGCCGGCCGGTCCGGTCATGTCGTGGTGGCCGAGGAGGGCACCACGCGCGGCGGTCTGGGCAGCGCGGTGCTCGAGCTCTTCGCGGCGCACGGGCTGATGGCCCGCGTCCGGTTGATGGGCATGCCCGATGCGTTCGTTCCCCATGGGGACGCGCGGGTTCAGCGCGCGGAGCAGGGGCTGGACGCGGCGGGCCTGCGGCGCGCGGGCCTGGCGCTGCTGGCAGGGGGCGGACGGTGA
- a CDS encoding polyprenyl synthetase family protein: MATFQLNSFLAAQQARVESLLSERVDRLGPAGTPPKLAEAIRYSLLAGGKRLRPVLCLAFADLVARGSTLSAVAGDAACALEYVHTYSLVHDDLPAMDNDDYRRGRLTNHKVYGESMAILAGDALLTEAFTLVASGPESMRAALCRELAVASGAAGMVGGQVLDTAEDRPSALDYLIRLHRMKTGALIRAACRMGVLASGGDADALARADTYGDAVGLAFQIADDVLDVTATAAELGKPAGADAAAGRFTFPAVVGLEASRKLADQKVAEAIAAVRPLEGEDGPLAALARYTVERKS, from the coding sequence GTGGCAACGTTTCAATTGAACTCCTTCCTGGCCGCCCAGCAGGCGCGCGTCGAGTCCCTCCTGAGCGAGCGTGTGGATCGGCTCGGGCCCGCCGGGACGCCGCCGAAGCTCGCGGAGGCCATCCGCTATTCCCTGCTGGCCGGCGGCAAGCGCCTGCGCCCGGTGCTCTGCCTGGCCTTCGCGGACCTCGTGGCGCGCGGAAGCACCTTGTCGGCGGTGGCGGGCGACGCGGCGTGCGCGCTGGAGTACGTGCACACGTATTCGCTGGTGCATGACGACCTGCCGGCGATGGACAACGACGACTACCGCCGGGGCCGGCTCACCAACCACAAGGTGTACGGTGAGTCCATGGCCATCCTCGCGGGTGACGCGCTGTTGACGGAGGCCTTCACCCTGGTGGCCAGTGGACCCGAGAGCATGCGCGCCGCGCTGTGCCGGGAACTGGCGGTGGCCTCGGGCGCGGCGGGCATGGTGGGCGGGCAGGTGCTGGACACCGCCGAGGACCGGCCGTCCGCGCTGGACTACCTCATCCGGCTGCACCGCATGAAGACGGGCGCCCTCATCCGGGCCGCGTGCCGCATGGGCGTGCTGGCCAGCGGTGGAGACGCAGACGCATTGGCGCGCGCGGACACCTACGGCGACGCGGTGGGGCTGGCCTTCCAGATTGCCGATGACGTGCTGGACGTGACGGCCACGGCGGCGGAGCTGGGCAAGCCCGCGGGCGCGGACGCCGCGGCCGGGCGCTTCACCTTCCCGGCGGTGGTGGGCCTGGAGGCGTCGCGGAAGCTGGCGGACCAGAAGGTGGCCGAAGCCATCGCGGCCGTACGCCCCCTGGAGGGCGAGGACGGGCCGCTGGCGGCATTGGCGCGCTACACGGTGGAGCGGAAGTCCTGA
- a CDS encoding response regulator encodes MSKPKITIVDDDRDTRELLAAALEDEGFAVTMAANGLRLIASLQLHRPHAILLDVNMSWIDGFELCRAVKKNEQFRDIPVIFISGRGEPEDKRHGMAVGAADYFVKPLDMDKLVSRIRELVPAQIP; translated from the coding sequence ATGTCGAAGCCGAAAATCACCATTGTCGATGATGACCGCGACACGCGGGAGCTGCTGGCGGCGGCCCTGGAGGACGAGGGCTTTGCCGTCACCATGGCGGCCAACGGCCTGCGGCTCATCGCGTCGCTCCAACTGCACCGGCCGCACGCCATCCTCCTGGACGTGAACATGTCCTGGATTGACGGCTTCGAGCTGTGCCGGGCGGTGAAGAAGAACGAGCAGTTCCGGGACATCCCGGTCATCTTCATCAGTGGCCGCGGGGAGCCCGAGGACAAGCGGCACGGCATGGCGGTGGGCGCCGCGGACTACTTCGTCAAGCCGCTGGACATGGACAAGCTCGTCAGCCGTATTCGCGAGCTCGTGCCCGCGCAGATTCCATAA
- the xseB gene encoding exodeoxyribonuclease VII small subunit translates to MEVAKSDKAPKADKVAETEVPEQYGDVVSRLEETVGRLESGNLSLEDSLKAFEEGIRLVRRGEKLLTEAEQRIEQLLLDEDGNDVVAPLSVAARPAAPAAPRAPAPRPPPEDDVPF, encoded by the coding sequence ATGGAAGTGGCGAAGTCGGACAAGGCGCCCAAGGCGGACAAGGTGGCGGAGACCGAGGTCCCCGAGCAGTACGGGGACGTGGTCTCCCGGCTCGAGGAGACGGTGGGACGACTGGAGAGCGGCAATCTCTCCCTGGAGGACTCGCTCAAGGCCTTCGAGGAAGGCATCCGGCTGGTGCGCAGGGGTGAGAAGCTGCTCACCGAGGCGGAGCAGCGCATCGAACAGCTCCTGCTGGACGAGGACGGAAACGACGTGGTGGCGCCCCTGTCGGTCGCCGCGCGTCCAGCGGCGCCGGCGGCCCCTCGGGCCCCCGCTCCCCGCCCGCCCCCGGAGGATGACGTCCCGTTCTAG